A stretch of Campylobacter gracilis DNA encodes these proteins:
- a CDS encoding LPS-assembly protein LptD → MKKSKKFKILALSFSALLASSASAKVQDVELIADNVEKNGFLTEASGNVTVYSQDYFITADRATYDEQNGIIELFGNVNAMRGSSETTRAQHVKIDLKNDKQQADVNFMMDKDSELWMQNDASCSDSEYYRVEGSSVSSCNVTDPDWRIKFSSGMLNKESKFLHLFNPRFYVGDVPVLYLPYFGFPTDRTRRTGLLPPEAGYISKEGIYYKQPIYFAPYDSWDFQLDPQVRTRRGFGVYGTFRFTESPYSYGEIRGGVFDNFSRAQKRLEYKNERHHGFEVQYDRSKLVTYLLDGDLRENLWIDFTQLNDLEYYDLKQKGGLSDDADNSLVTSRLNYYLTGDEHYFGAYGRYYIDTSKLNADNTFRNEDTVQELPTLQYHKFSNDLGLPNLIYSLDAKARNYTRWEGATARQYEFDVPISISTPLLADYLNFAFTERVYMTNIDWHDKFYYANGDLGEDKSTFYANQYTELSLYTDVARAYDSLYHTMSWRADFRIPSWQQGDIEDRILKYHQYKYDLARGAVDRSRLGNLQDSLYWEDNFLSELSDEYTHENAALSMTQFFYNEDGRKFLRHSVKQRYDFDDHEFDDLEHRIDAYFANGLNIGNRFTYSHKYKSFDKVYTYANYSNEDFSFGLSHAYEYEKLSMEPKRYTKDNYGIVNASVNLPRNNKIFGRWDYDLERSYSKMWRVGLSHTRKCWNYSFVYQEDIEPKNTSMTGYSKASKERGIYFLVNFYPFGGVGYDFSVDSEYGSEK, encoded by the coding sequence TTGAAAAAGAGTAAAAAATTTAAAATTCTAGCGCTTAGTTTTAGCGCTCTTTTAGCAAGTAGTGCGAGTGCAAAGGTCCAAGACGTCGAGCTTATAGCAGATAATGTCGAGAAGAACGGCTTTTTGACGGAGGCGAGCGGCAACGTAACGGTGTATTCGCAGGATTACTTTATCACCGCCGATCGTGCTACCTATGACGAGCAAAACGGCATTATCGAGCTTTTCGGCAACGTCAATGCGATGCGCGGTAGCAGCGAGACTACGCGTGCGCAGCATGTCAAAATCGATCTGAAAAACGATAAGCAGCAAGCCGATGTAAATTTTATGATGGATAAGGACTCCGAGCTTTGGATGCAAAACGACGCCAGCTGCAGCGACAGTGAGTATTACCGCGTGGAGGGCTCCAGCGTATCTAGTTGCAACGTCACCGATCCTGATTGGCGCATCAAATTTAGCAGCGGCATGCTAAATAAAGAGAGCAAATTCCTCCATCTTTTTAATCCGAGATTTTATGTGGGCGACGTACCGGTGCTCTATCTGCCGTATTTCGGCTTCCCGACTGATCGCACGCGCCGTACGGGCTTGCTGCCTCCCGAGGCCGGTTATATCAGTAAGGAGGGGATTTATTATAAGCAGCCGATCTATTTCGCGCCTTACGATAGCTGGGATTTTCAGCTCGATCCACAGGTGCGCACGCGCAGGGGCTTTGGCGTATACGGGACATTTCGATTTACGGAGTCGCCGTATTCTTACGGCGAGATTAGAGGTGGAGTTTTCGATAACTTCTCGCGGGCGCAAAAACGCCTCGAATACAAAAACGAGCGCCATCACGGCTTTGAAGTGCAATACGATCGTAGCAAGCTTGTGACCTATCTGCTAGACGGCGATCTGCGCGAAAATTTATGGATCGATTTTACCCAGCTAAACGATTTGGAGTATTACGATCTCAAACAAAAGGGCGGCCTTAGCGACGATGCGGATAACTCGCTCGTAACTTCACGGCTGAATTATTATTTGACCGGCGACGAGCACTATTTCGGCGCTTACGGACGCTACTACATCGATACGAGCAAGCTAAACGCCGATAATACTTTCCGCAACGAAGATACCGTCCAAGAGCTTCCGACGCTGCAATATCATAAATTTAGCAATGATTTGGGGCTGCCAAATTTGATCTATTCGCTTGATGCGAAGGCGCGTAATTATACCAGATGGGAGGGCGCGACTGCTCGCCAATACGAGTTTGACGTGCCGATCAGTATAAGCACACCGCTACTGGCGGATTATTTAAATTTCGCCTTTACCGAGCGAGTGTATATGACCAATATCGATTGGCACGATAAATTCTACTACGCAAACGGAGATCTTGGCGAGGATAAAAGCACTTTCTACGCTAATCAATACACCGAGCTTTCGCTCTACACCGACGTAGCCAGGGCTTACGATAGCTTGTATCATACGATGAGCTGGAGAGCGGATTTTAGAATTCCAAGCTGGCAGCAAGGCGACATCGAGGATAGAATTTTAAAGTATCATCAGTATAAATACGACCTTGCTCGCGGCGCAGTAGATCGCTCGCGGCTAGGTAACTTGCAAGACTCGCTTTATTGGGAGGATAACTTCTTAAGTGAGCTTAGTGACGAATACACCCACGAAAATGCAGCTTTAAGTATGACGCAGTTTTTCTATAATGAAGACGGACGTAAATTTTTACGCCATAGCGTCAAGCAGCGATATGACTTCGACGATCATGAGTTCGACGATTTAGAACACCGCATCGATGCGTATTTTGCAAATGGATTAAATATCGGAAACCGCTTTACCTACTCGCATAAATATAAAAGCTTCGATAAGGTCTATACCTACGCCAACTACTCCAACGAAGACTTTAGCTTTGGACTTAGTCACGCTTACGAATACGAAAAGCTAAGCATGGAGCCTAAACGCTATACGAAAGATAACTACGGCATCGTAAACGCTTCGGTAAATTTACCTAGGAATAATAAAATTTTTGGGCGTTGGGATTACGACTTGGAGCGATCTTATTCTAAAATGTGGCGCGTGGGACTTTCTCATACGCGCAAGTGCTGGAATTACTCTTTTGTGTATCAAGAGGATATTGAGCCTAAAAATACCAGTATGACGGGCTATAGTAAAGCAAGCAAGGAGCGCGGAATTTACTTTCTCGTAAATTTCTATCCGTTCGGCGGAGTGGGGTATGATTTTTCGGTAGATAGTGAATACGGAAGTGAAAAATAA
- the purD gene encoding phosphoribosylamine--glycine ligase, producing MNILIIGGGGREYAIGLRLREDKNVLNLYFAPGNGATKAFGKNLDLKDFNELALFAKNNDVALTVVGAEEPLTKGIVDIFKAQGLAIFGPSAAAAKLEGSKAYMKDFLARNHIKTAKFLSSDDLSEISKFIDTLNGRIVVKADGLCAGKGVIIANSKDEAKKAAADMLSGESFGEAGKRVVVEEFLDGYELSFFAICDGENFVSLPVAQDHKKLLDGDLGPNTGGMGAYAPSPLADAALIKRVESEIVAPTLKGMKQQGAPFCGVLFVGLMIVGGEPYVLEYNVRFGDPECEVLMPLIDGNLSEILYNAAVGKLSSISLKERFAVGVVIASERYPYGSSQPALIEVGEIPAGAHICYAGVSERERQIYASGGRVLVSVGVAQSLKQARDAAYALCENIKFSGAQYRRDIAHQALRDKI from the coding sequence TTGAATATCCTAATAATTGGCGGTGGCGGTAGAGAATACGCGATCGGGCTAAGACTTCGCGAGGATAAAAACGTTTTAAATCTGTATTTTGCTCCGGGAAACGGCGCTACAAAGGCGTTCGGTAAAAATTTAGATTTAAAAGATTTTAATGAACTCGCGCTCTTTGCCAAAAACAACGACGTAGCCCTTACCGTCGTAGGCGCCGAAGAGCCGCTTACAAAAGGTATCGTGGATATTTTTAAAGCGCAAGGTCTTGCGATATTTGGCCCCAGCGCTGCTGCGGCGAAGCTTGAGGGCTCTAAAGCCTATATGAAGGACTTTCTGGCGCGAAATCACATTAAAACCGCAAAATTCCTAAGCAGCGACGATCTATCCGAAATTTCAAAATTTATCGATACTCTAAACGGCCGCATAGTGGTCAAAGCGGACGGCTTGTGCGCAGGCAAGGGCGTCATCATCGCAAACTCCAAAGATGAAGCCAAAAAAGCCGCGGCGGATATGCTAAGCGGCGAAAGCTTCGGCGAAGCGGGCAAGCGCGTCGTCGTGGAGGAGTTTTTAGATGGTTACGAGCTGAGCTTTTTTGCGATTTGCGACGGGGAGAATTTTGTAAGCCTGCCCGTAGCGCAGGATCACAAAAAATTGCTTGACGGCGATCTAGGCCCGAACACCGGCGGCATGGGAGCCTATGCGCCAAGCCCGCTAGCGGATGCCGCGCTGATAAAAAGAGTAGAAAGCGAGATCGTAGCACCCACGCTAAAAGGGATGAAACAGCAGGGCGCGCCATTTTGCGGCGTGCTGTTCGTGGGGCTTATGATCGTGGGCGGCGAGCCTTACGTGCTGGAGTACAACGTCCGCTTCGGCGATCCTGAGTGCGAGGTTTTGATGCCGCTAATTGACGGAAATTTGAGCGAAATTTTATACAACGCCGCCGTAGGCAAGCTAAGCAGCATAAGTTTAAAAGAGCGATTCGCGGTGGGCGTCGTGATCGCTAGCGAGCGCTACCCTTACGGCTCTTCGCAGCCTGCTTTGATCGAGGTCGGCGAAATTCCTGCGGGCGCGCATATCTGCTATGCGGGCGTGAGCGAGCGGGAGAGGCAAATTTACGCTAGCGGCGGGCGCGTTTTGGTAAGCGTGGGCGTCGCACAGAGCTTAAAGCAGGCGCGCGATGCGGCTTATGCGCTGTGCGAAAATATAAAATTTAGCGGCGCGCAGTATAGGCGCGATATCGCGCACCAAGCCTTAAGAGATAAAATTTGA
- a CDS encoding phosphoribosyltransferase family protein: protein MTPRAELMFENQIDAAMKLAEILPATVIKNENFLIIAQSLESLPIANHLALKLGLAYEFLFTEPVLAPNNPECAIACVSETQEIVMVDELVRSFGISLDYVYGQANRLYEEKILKNMYKFRKGELLGNLEKKNVILVDEGCESGLTALTCIKTLVSLNAKAIFYATPVIGSDNADEIAMLVDGIYAVHKIRDFVNVDFYYKEKTLSSAEEIMQILNKCPLYLPFHETNKNKEKINAVQN, encoded by the coding sequence ATGACGCCTAGAGCCGAGCTGATGTTTGAAAACCAAATCGATGCCGCGATGAAACTCGCAGAAATTTTACCCGCTACCGTGATCAAAAACGAAAATTTTCTAATAATCGCTCAGTCTTTGGAGTCGCTTCCTATCGCAAACCATCTTGCTCTAAAACTCGGGCTTGCTTATGAGTTTTTATTTACTGAGCCTGTTTTAGCGCCAAATAATCCTGAATGCGCGATCGCGTGCGTAAGCGAAACCCAAGAGATCGTAATGGTAGATGAGCTCGTGCGAAGCTTTGGTATCAGCCTGGATTATGTTTACGGACAGGCAAACAGACTTTATGAGGAGAAAATTTTAAAAAATATGTATAAATTTCGCAAGGGCGAGCTTTTGGGAAATTTAGAGAAAAAAAACGTCATCTTGGTAGATGAGGGGTGTGAGAGCGGGCTGACTGCACTTACTTGCATAAAGACGCTCGTAAGCTTAAACGCCAAAGCGATCTTTTACGCCACGCCCGTTATCGGCAGCGATAATGCGGACGAGATCGCCATGCTAGTAGATGGAATTTACGCCGTTCACAAGATCAGAGATTTCGTGAACGTGGATTTTTATTACAAAGAAAAAACGCTCTCAAGCGCGGAGGAGATAATGCAAATTTTAAACAAATGCCCGCTTTATCTGCCGTTTCACGAGACCAACAAAAATAAGGAGAAAATTAATGCAGTGCAAAATTGA
- a CDS encoding uroporphyrinogen-III synthase, whose translation MIYLVSNTKFDHPQVRQLAVCEIKFLKFSLPAQASALIFTSKNAVAAIKFNEISPDLDTPVYAIGEPCAAAAREFGFRDIYTARHGHGNEFAAEIAPFLQGAYALYLRARETVSKLEQILSSAGVRLQSMIAYENSILSLPAAAKPPQGSTLIFTSPKNVRGFTANFGWDGSYKAICIGKTTASFLSEFCEPIICERRSIKSCVDLALLP comes from the coding sequence TTGATATATCTGGTGTCTAATACGAAATTTGATCATCCGCAGGTGAGGCAGCTTGCGGTCTGCGAGATAAAATTTCTCAAATTTAGCCTGCCTGCGCAGGCGAGCGCGCTAATTTTTACCTCCAAAAATGCGGTGGCGGCGATAAAATTTAATGAAATTTCGCCTGATTTAGATACGCCCGTTTACGCTATCGGCGAGCCGTGCGCTGCGGCTGCGCGCGAGTTTGGATTTCGCGATATCTATACGGCGCGGCACGGGCACGGAAATGAGTTTGCCGCGGAGATCGCGCCGTTCTTGCAAGGCGCATACGCGCTGTATCTGCGCGCACGCGAGACGGTATCGAAGTTGGAGCAAATTCTATCTAGCGCCGGCGTGCGGCTGCAAAGCATGATCGCCTACGAAAATTCCATTCTCAGCCTGCCTGCCGCTGCAAAGCCGCCGCAAGGCAGCACGCTGATTTTTACCTCTCCTAAAAACGTGCGCGGCTTTACCGCAAATTTCGGCTGGGACGGGAGCTACAAGGCGATCTGTATCGGTAAGACGACGGCGAGCTTTTTGAGCGAGTTTTGCGAGCCGATAATCTGCGAAAGAAGGTCGATAAAATCCTGCGTCGATCTGGCGCTTTTGCCATAG
- a CDS encoding polyribonucleotide nucleotidyltransferase, whose translation MQCKIEVNGNTEIFDINKVAKQAAGAALLRVKNTVVLATVAREETQVQEDFLPLTVQYIEKMYAAGRIPGGYIKRETKPGDFETLTSRIIDRSLRPLFPKGYAYPTQIVVYVLSADPEVDLQVVALNAASAALYLSDIPIKAPVCGVRIGYENGNFILNPSNSTLKASVLDLYVAGVGDELLMIEMRSLPQINGDAQQMNEFSEDLMVDAIDFAAKAISAGSNAYEEAFLPLKKPDASLEYKPEIEDEDIADFIDANYKDAVKAAINQMAKSERATELNKIVDQILATEVAAQNEWSKEVISSVIGKYKRGIIRTQIIEDRRRADGRALDEVRPISIETNILPCAHGSCLFTRGQTQALVVTTLGGDSDAQLSDSLTQLEPISERFMFNYNFPGFCVGEASPLKSPGRRELGHGNLAKRALYPSINLNSPQSIRVVSEILESNGSSSMASVCGGALSLRAAGVPTLKLVAGVAMGLIFEGEKHAVLTDIMGLEDHDGDMDFKVAGTYEGITALQMDIKLGGISLEVLKEALAQARQARAHILGLMEQADAAIVINRDVLPKLEIFNVEASKIPDIIGQGGKVIKEITESFGVNIDLDREKGEVKIQGAKASGVSGAKEKILSIVSNSRDFRKPRGERKEVKFQIGEEFDGVVQSVLDFGTFISLRDGVDGLLRAKFITTPYKAGDVVRVRVTDQKGTKISLELA comes from the coding sequence ATGCAGTGCAAAATTGAAGTAAATGGCAATACCGAAATTTTCGATATCAATAAGGTCGCAAAGCAAGCCGCGGGTGCGGCGCTTTTGCGTGTGAAAAATACCGTCGTGCTCGCTACCGTAGCGCGCGAAGAGACGCAGGTGCAGGAGGACTTTTTGCCCCTTACCGTGCAATATATCGAAAAGATGTACGCAGCGGGCAGAATCCCCGGAGGCTACATCAAACGCGAGACCAAGCCGGGCGATTTTGAGACGCTAACGAGCCGCATCATAGACCGCTCGCTGCGCCCGCTCTTTCCGAAGGGCTATGCATATCCGACGCAGATTGTGGTTTACGTGCTATCGGCGGATCCCGAGGTCGATCTGCAAGTCGTCGCTCTTAATGCGGCGTCTGCGGCGCTATATCTTAGTGACATCCCGATTAAGGCGCCCGTTTGCGGCGTGCGCATAGGCTATGAAAACGGAAATTTCATCTTAAATCCGAGCAACTCCACGCTTAAAGCTAGCGTGCTTGATCTTTACGTAGCTGGCGTCGGCGATGAGCTTTTGATGATCGAGATGCGCTCTTTGCCGCAGATTAATGGCGACGCGCAGCAGATGAATGAATTTAGCGAAGACCTGATGGTAGATGCGATCGATTTTGCCGCAAAGGCGATAAGTGCGGGTTCAAACGCCTACGAAGAGGCTTTTCTGCCGCTTAAAAAGCCCGATGCAAGCCTGGAGTACAAGCCCGAGATCGAGGATGAGGATATCGCGGATTTTATCGACGCAAACTACAAAGACGCCGTCAAAGCGGCGATCAATCAGATGGCAAAGAGCGAGCGCGCTACCGAGCTGAATAAAATCGTGGATCAAATTTTAGCGACCGAGGTCGCGGCGCAAAACGAATGGAGCAAAGAGGTGATCTCCAGCGTCATCGGCAAGTATAAGCGCGGCATCATCCGTACGCAGATCATCGAGGATCGCCGCAGAGCCGACGGACGCGCGCTTGATGAGGTGCGCCCGATCAGTATCGAGACAAATATCCTACCGTGCGCGCACGGTAGTTGCCTATTTACGCGCGGGCAGACGCAAGCTTTAGTCGTAACTACGCTGGGCGGCGATAGCGACGCGCAGCTAAGCGATAGCCTAACGCAGCTCGAGCCGATCAGCGAGCGATTTATGTTTAACTACAACTTCCCCGGCTTTTGCGTAGGCGAAGCAAGCCCGCTCAAAAGCCCCGGCAGACGCGAGCTGGGACATGGAAATTTAGCCAAAAGAGCGCTGTATCCGAGCATCAATCTAAACTCGCCGCAGTCTATCCGCGTGGTGAGTGAAATTTTAGAGAGCAACGGCTCAAGCTCGATGGCTTCGGTCTGCGGCGGCGCGCTATCGCTTCGGGCGGCGGGCGTACCTACGCTAAAGCTGGTTGCGGGCGTAGCGATGGGCTTGATTTTTGAGGGTGAAAAACACGCCGTGCTAACCGATATAATGGGACTTGAGGATCACGACGGCGATATGGATTTTAAGGTCGCGGGTACCTATGAGGGCATCACCGCGCTTCAGATGGATATCAAGCTCGGCGGCATCAGCCTGGAGGTTTTAAAAGAAGCTCTCGCGCAGGCAAGGCAGGCTCGCGCGCATATTTTGGGCCTTATGGAGCAAGCGGATGCGGCGATCGTTATAAATAGGGACGTGCTTCCAAAGCTTGAAATTTTTAACGTCGAGGCGAGCAAAATCCCCGACATCATCGGTCAGGGCGGCAAGGTCATCAAAGAGATCACCGAAAGCTTCGGCGTAAATATCGATCTGGATCGCGAAAAGGGCGAGGTTAAGATCCAAGGCGCCAAAGCTAGCGGCGTATCGGGCGCGAAAGAGAAAATTTTATCGATAGTTTCAAATTCTCGCGATTTTCGCAAGCCGCGCGGCGAACGTAAAGAGGTAAAATTTCAGATCGGCGAGGAGTTTGACGGCGTAGTGCAAAGCGTGCTGGATTTCGGCACCTTCATCTCGCTACGAGACGGCGTGGACGGGCTACTGCGCGCTAAATTTATCACGACGCCTTACAAGGCGGGCGATGTAGTGCGAGTGCGCGTGACCGATCAGAAAGGCACTAAAATTTCACTGGAATTAGCTTAA
- a CDS encoding RDD family protein codes for MIVASLSKRVIAFSIDEAVSVTLFVVVLFAIDEPELVAAAQSGSNLEVQKIASKFILHYAIIKFLYHMIFVYLYGASLGKLAVKIYCVRVDGSSMDIATAAIRAAVRVISETIFYMGFLVAFFTNSRQSLHDMAAKTLVVEIEKE; via the coding sequence TTGATCGTCGCTTCGCTTAGCAAGCGCGTAATCGCGTTTAGTATCGACGAAGCTGTGAGCGTAACGCTTTTTGTGGTCGTGCTATTTGCTATCGACGAGCCAGAGCTTGTCGCAGCGGCGCAGAGCGGAAGCAATCTTGAGGTACAAAAGATCGCGTCGAAATTTATTTTGCATTACGCGATAATAAAATTTTTATATCATATGATTTTCGTCTATCTGTACGGCGCGTCGCTAGGTAAGCTCGCGGTTAAAATTTATTGCGTCCGCGTTGACGGCAGCTCTATGGATATCGCTACGGCGGCGATTCGCGCAGCGGTTCGGGTGATAAGCGAGACGATATTTTATATGGGATTTTTGGTGGCGTTTTTTACGAACTCGCGACAGAGCCTGCATGATATGGCGGCGAAAACATTGGTGGTAGAGATTGAAAAAGAGTAA
- a CDS encoding NAD(P)H-dependent oxidoreductase, translating to MTHLEIMKFRHACKIFDENKKIGKANFDAILQAGILAPSSTGLEQWDFLVVQKKALREQIREKSWNQPQITSCSHLVVILAKIKDIKLGSDYIERMITRKKDEAPKYIGDRHKFYQDFLSGYFHNDDEELFNWSHAQCMFAALAMMNEAASRGIDSCPMEGFDRAALNEILGIDWNDRRVALLVPFGYRVNPQPQKIRRSMDDVVKWIE from the coding sequence ATGACGCATTTAGAGATTATGAAATTTCGCCACGCGTGCAAAATTTTTGACGAGAATAAAAAGATCGGTAAAGCCAATTTCGACGCCATTTTGCAGGCAGGCATCTTGGCACCTAGTTCTACGGGACTAGAGCAATGGGACTTTTTGGTTGTGCAAAAAAAGGCACTGCGCGAGCAAATCCGCGAAAAATCGTGGAATCAGCCGCAGATCACCTCTTGCTCACATCTGGTCGTGATTTTAGCAAAGATCAAGGACATAAAGCTAGGGAGTGATTATATCGAGCGAATGATTACACGTAAAAAAGATGAAGCGCCTAAATATATCGGCGACAGGCATAAATTTTATCAAGATTTTTTAAGCGGTTATTTTCACAACGACGATGAGGAGTTATTTAATTGGTCTCACGCACAGTGCATGTTCGCAGCACTTGCGATGATGAACGAGGCTGCAAGCCGCGGCATCGACAGCTGCCCTATGGAGGGCTTCGATCGCGCGGCGCTAAATGAAATTTTAGGCATTGATTGGAACGATCGCCGCGTGGCGCTGCTCGTACCTTTCGGCTACCGCGTAAACCCGCAGCCGCAAAAGATCCGCCGTAGCATGGATGACGTAGTAAAGTGGATCGAATAA
- the argH gene encoding argininosuccinate lyase yields MWEGRFSEASSALLEEFNASIGFDRALWQEDIAGSKAHARMLGACGILKADESEKIVAGLDAVFEEIKSGKFEFKTADEDIHMAVEKRLSELIGSDLGGRLHTARSRNDQVALDFRLYVLKSGSAIAEKIRELVEALRDIASEHTGTLMPGYTHLQHAQPVSLAYHLLAYAFMFRRDYERFASSRERNNLCPLGSAALAGTPHPINRGLVARELGFAGVTPNAMDSVSDRDFALEILFNVSVLMTHASRLCEELILWSSQEFGFITISDAYSTGSSIMPQKKNPDVAELIRGKTGRVNGNLVALLTVMKGLPLAYNKDMQEDKEGVFDSVATALASLEILKQMLKTAKFNEQNMLAMTRRGHLTATDLADFLVREKNVPFRRAHFITGKAVAYAENLGLDLSELNAQQLASVDESLGGDAVKFLDLNASKEARKSQGGTANESVMAQIEILNEWLKG; encoded by the coding sequence ATGTGGGAAGGGCGCTTTAGCGAGGCGAGCTCGGCGCTTTTGGAGGAGTTCAACGCCTCGATCGGCTTTGATAGGGCGCTTTGGCAGGAGGATATCGCAGGCAGCAAGGCTCACGCAAGAATGCTCGGCGCCTGCGGGATTTTAAAGGCTGACGAGAGCGAAAAGATCGTCGCGGGGCTTGATGCCGTATTCGAGGAGATAAAAAGCGGTAAATTTGAGTTTAAAACCGCCGACGAGGACATCCACATGGCGGTCGAAAAGCGCCTAAGCGAGCTCATCGGAAGCGATCTTGGCGGTAGGCTGCACACGGCGCGTAGCAGAAACGATCAGGTCGCACTTGATTTTCGCCTCTACGTGCTTAAAAGCGGCTCTGCAATCGCCGAAAAGATCCGCGAACTAGTAGAAGCTCTGCGAGATATAGCTAGCGAGCATACAGGCACGCTAATGCCCGGCTACACGCACCTCCAGCACGCTCAGCCAGTGAGCCTTGCCTATCACTTGCTGGCTTACGCGTTTATGTTTCGCCGCGACTACGAGCGCTTTGCCAGCTCGCGCGAGCGAAACAACCTCTGCCCGCTGGGCTCGGCTGCGCTTGCCGGCACGCCGCACCCTATAAACCGCGGTCTGGTCGCGCGAGAGCTAGGTTTTGCGGGAGTAACGCCAAATGCGATGGATAGTGTCAGCGACCGCGATTTTGCGCTGGAGATTTTGTTTAACGTAAGCGTGCTGATGACGCATGCGTCGCGCCTGTGCGAGGAGCTAATCTTGTGGAGCTCGCAGGAGTTCGGCTTCATCACGATCAGCGACGCGTACAGCACGGGCAGCTCGATCATGCCGCAGAAGAAAAACCCCGACGTCGCCGAGCTCATACGGGGCAAAACGGGGCGCGTAAACGGCAATCTCGTCGCGCTGCTAACGGTGATGAAGGGCTTGCCGCTAGCATACAACAAGGACATGCAGGAGGACAAGGAGGGCGTTTTTGATAGCGTCGCTACCGCGCTTGCGAGCCTTGAAATTTTAAAACAGATGCTAAAAACGGCTAAATTTAACGAGCAAAATATGCTAGCGATGACGCGCCGCGGGCACCTCACGGCAACCGATCTGGCCGACTTTTTGGTGCGGGAGAAAAACGTGCCCTTTCGCCGGGCGCACTTCATCACGGGCAAGGCCGTGGCGTATGCGGAAAATTTGGGTCTAGATTTGAGCGAGCTAAATGCGCAGCAGCTTGCAAGCGTGGATGAAAGCTTGGGTGGCGATGCGGTTAAATTTCTTGATCTAAACGCTTCTAAGGAGGCGCGCAAGTCGCAAGGAGGCACGGCAAATGAGAGCGTAATGGCGCAGATTGAAATTTTAAACGAGTGGCTGAAAGGGTAA
- a CDS encoding FtsB family cell division protein, whose product MFFKKRSKRGLKGGAQRTYADGADYTDTQGRYSDIDFDEDDFFDDGEFCSDENFSGGFSEVGAGFCKNRNGTSHGVDETGSASDAGGGGSNLSSKSSTTSGNYEGSVQADAGFYSAEFIGGGDLKNAELYAKENHFPNDADFAAQSVERGSQGTSFAAQDINPATQGFSFAPQNADPAAKKALKKRKNLKERLNFINPFSPLKQIFAALALIVCVVFAGIFVGDVLFGKRSFEVLRQLQKEKAFLFTDVERLKEENAELQKLYLERRSLDPDLKK is encoded by the coding sequence ATGTTTTTTAAAAAAAGGTCCAAGCGGGGCTTAAAAGGCGGTGCACAACGCACCTATGCGGACGGAGCGGATTATACGGACACGCAAGGCAGATATTCAGACATAGACTTTGACGAGGACGATTTTTTTGACGATGGTGAATTTTGTAGCGATGAAAATTTTAGCGGAGGCTTTAGCGAGGTAGGGGCTGGCTTCTGCAAAAATCGCAATGGAACCTCACACGGCGTAGACGAAACAGGCTCTGCCTCTGATGCCGGAGGCGGCGGCTCTAATTTAAGCAGCAAAAGCTCTACTACAAGCGGAAACTACGAAGGTAGCGTGCAAGCAGACGCGGGCTTTTACAGCGCGGAATTTATTGGGGGCGGCGATTTAAAGAATGCAGAGTTATACGCTAAAGAAAACCACTTCCCAAACGACGCGGATTTTGCGGCTCAGAGCGTAGAGCGCGGCTCTCAAGGCACGAGCTTTGCGGCGCAAGACATAAATCCTGCCACGCAAGGATTTTCTTTTGCGCCGCAAAACGCAGATCCTGCCGCTAAAAAAGCTTTAAAAAAGCGTAAAAATTTAAAAGAACGGCTGAATTTTATCAATCCGTTTTCACCGCTTAAGCAGATTTTTGCAGCTCTTGCGCTGATCGTCTGCGTCGTTTTTGCGGGCATCTTTGTGGGTGATGTGCTATTTGGCAAGCGATCGTTTGAGGTGCTGCGCCAGCTGCAAAAAGAAAAGGCGTTTTTATTCACCGACGTCGAGCGGCTAAAAGAGGAAAACGCCGAACTGCAAAAGCTTTATTTAGAGCGTCGCTCGCTCGATCCGGACCTTAAAAAATGA